A stretch of DNA from Candidatus Methylomirabilota bacterium:
CCGGAGCGATAGCCGCCCTCCTGGCCGCCTCCCAGTATCTGCGGATGGATGCGCACGCCCGGCCGCACCCAGAGGGCGCCGCTTCCCGGCGGACCGTAGAGATCGTTGCCGGACATCGTCAGCAGATCGATGCCCATGGCCTCCACGCCAAGCGGCACCCGGCCGATCGCGCCCACCCCATCCACGTGGAGCGGCACGCCCGCGGCGCGCGTGACGCGGGCGATCTCCTTGAGCGGCTGGACCGTCCCGATCTCGGGATTTGCGGCGGCGATCGACACCAGCACCGTGTCGGCGGTCAGCGCCGCGCGGAGCGCCTCCGGGTCGACGCGGCCCTCGGCGTCGACGGGCAGCACGGTGAGCGCCACCCCCGCCTTCTCCAGATCGCGGCAGGCATTGATCACCGAGATGTGCTCGATGGCCGACAGGAGCACCCGGGCCGCCCCGGGCCGCGCACGCAGCGCCACGCCCTTGATGGCGAGGTTGTTGGCCTCGGTGGCGCCCGAGGTGAAGATGATGCCGCCGGCGGCGCCGCCGCAGAGCCGCGCGACCTTCAGGCGGGCCGCGTCGAGCGACTCGCGCGCTTCCGCGCCCAGCGAGTGCCGGGCCGAGGGGTTGCCGATACCCGCTTCGAGGAACGGTCGCATGACGGCCAGGACCCGCGGGTCGACCGGCGCGAAGCCCGCATAGTCGAGATAGACGCGCTCGGGCTCGACAGCGCCGGGCGCCACCGCCTACCGCGTCTTCCGGACGACGAAGCGGTAGACCGCCCCGCTTCGCGTGACCTGGAGCAGATCGTGACCCATGTGGAGAGCCCATCTCCGCATGTCGGGATCGGAGGAAGGGTCGTCGGAGAGCATCTCCAGCACCTGGCCCACCGCCATCCGTCGGATGGCCTCGCGCGTCCTCACGAT
This window harbors:
- a CDS encoding cysteine desulfurase family protein yields the protein MAPGAVEPERVYLDYAGFAPVDPRVLAVMRPFLEAGIGNPSARHSLGAEARESLDAARLKVARLCGGAAGGIIFTSGATEANNLAIKGVALRARPGAARVLLSAIEHISVINACRDLEKAGVALTVLPVDAEGRVDPEALRAALTADTVLVSIAAANPEIGTVQPLKEIARVTRAAGVPLHVDGVGAIGRVPLGVEAMGIDLLTMSGNDLYGPPGSGALWVRPGVRIHPQILGGGQEGGYRSGTENLPGTVGFGVAAELMRVEGAHHEATRVATLRDRLMAGVLATVADCRVTGSRVARLPHHLSVVIRGVKADSLLLDLDLAGVAASTGSACASLTQLTSHVLRAIGCTTAEAEGALCFTLGRWTTATDVEAVLQRLPPIVSRLRALAPLHT
- a CDS encoding sulfurtransferase TusA family protein — translated: MAQESKLFNADRQIDCTGLFCPMPIVRTREAIRRMAVGQVLEMLSDDPSSDPDMRRWALHMGHDLLQVTRSGAVYRFVVRKTR